A genomic region of Candidatus Marimicrobium litorale contains the following coding sequences:
- a CDS encoding tetratricopeptide repeat-containing sulfotransferase family protein, with translation MNPEKQQIATLHDAARKAMAAGQLRAVHEHCLAILQIDPTFADAWFLCGVVAAHNGSLSKSIEIFEKATALAPDNPEYHAELGKQLLADQQPERALQEATKTLHLSPSQLTTINTLGSLLSHVGEHEKALGCFQRAVRSLQRRSNGDTSLSSKWQADLYFNYAASLQFAGCFKEAATAYEQSISILPLFFKAHSALSTLRQQTEDDNHLSRLDGLREKVVSPRDQLHIGHAIAKEQEDLGRFEEAFDSLVWAKQAQAHAVNYSREKSDRLFTGIRDLFSAGAFTSAKKGHDTNEPIFIVGMPRTGTTLTEQVLSSHSQVFAAGELPLFPLQVKRSIASTVTDLFDLETFAASLATNSADLGVHYIESTRPRTGHTAHFIDKLPLNFLFLGLIGQALPKAKIICLRRDPMDTCLSNYRQIFAANFLHYQYNLNLLDCGQYYLQFDRTMRHWHQMMPGRIFDLHYESLVKNPAPVVRDLLNYCELPWEEQCLSFHSKEGSVATPSAVQVRQGMYATSVDRWRRYGDQLQPLYELLQSAGIYRS, from the coding sequence AGCCGCGCACAACGGCTCGCTCAGCAAATCTATTGAAATTTTCGAAAAAGCGACTGCACTCGCGCCTGACAACCCGGAATACCATGCGGAACTGGGGAAGCAACTGCTAGCCGATCAGCAACCCGAGCGCGCTTTGCAGGAGGCGACAAAAACACTGCATCTGTCGCCTTCACAACTTACAACAATCAACACCCTCGGCAGTCTCTTGAGTCACGTTGGCGAGCACGAAAAAGCCCTCGGCTGTTTTCAGCGTGCAGTGCGGTCGCTGCAACGGCGCTCGAACGGAGATACGAGCCTGTCCAGCAAATGGCAGGCAGACCTTTACTTCAACTACGCTGCCTCTCTTCAATTCGCCGGCTGCTTCAAGGAGGCGGCAACAGCATACGAACAGTCCATCAGCATACTACCGTTGTTTTTCAAAGCACATTCGGCTCTGTCTACGCTACGTCAACAAACCGAGGATGATAACCATCTCAGCCGCCTTGATGGGTTGCGCGAGAAAGTTGTCAGCCCACGTGACCAATTACATATTGGGCACGCTATCGCCAAAGAACAGGAAGATCTCGGTCGTTTTGAAGAGGCGTTCGACAGCCTCGTCTGGGCCAAGCAAGCGCAAGCGCACGCGGTTAACTACAGTAGAGAAAAAAGCGACCGGCTGTTCACCGGCATCAGAGATTTATTCAGCGCAGGTGCATTTACAAGCGCCAAAAAAGGTCACGACACCAACGAGCCCATCTTTATCGTCGGCATGCCTCGAACTGGCACCACGCTGACAGAGCAAGTGCTGTCCAGTCACTCTCAAGTATTCGCTGCCGGCGAGTTACCGCTCTTTCCGTTGCAGGTCAAACGTTCCATCGCATCAACGGTCACCGATTTATTCGATCTTGAAACATTTGCCGCATCGCTTGCTACAAATAGCGCCGACCTCGGAGTACATTACATTGAGAGTACTCGTCCACGTACCGGGCATACGGCGCACTTTATCGACAAACTGCCACTCAATTTTCTTTTCCTCGGCCTGATCGGACAAGCGCTGCCAAAAGCAAAAATAATTTGCCTTCGGCGAGACCCTATGGACACTTGTCTAAGTAACTATCGACAGATTTTTGCGGCCAACTTTCTGCATTACCAGTACAACCTCAATCTACTTGATTGCGGTCAGTATTACCTACAGTTCGATCGTACTATGCGACACTGGCATCAAATGATGCCGGGTAGAATTTTCGACCTACACTACGAGTCGCTGGTAAAAAATCCGGCGCCGGTTGTGCGAGACTTACTAAACTACTGCGAATTACCCTGGGAAGAACAATGCCTGTCTTTTCACAGTAAAGAAGGAAGTGTTGCAACACCCAGCGCAGTACAGGTCAGGCAAGGTATGTACGCCACTTCAGTGGATCGCTGGCGGCGTTACGGCGATCAGTTACAGCCTCTTTACGAATTGCTCCAATCAGCCGGCATCTATCGCAGTTAG
- a CDS encoding phosphoglycerate kinase — MSLKVDVMRDQSLRGKRVLIREDLNVPIKAGAVTSDARLRAALPTIRHAVEAGAKVILMSHLGRPVEGDFDSQFSLAPVADHLAGLLDLPVSLISDWRGGVELGDGEVALLENVRFNPGEKKDDEALAKDYASLCDIFVMDAFGTAHRAQASTHGVARFAPMACAGPLLESELLALEQALAKPARPMVAIVGGSKVSTKLRVLEALSEKVDQLVVGGGIANTFLAASGSPVGQSLCEHDLLDTARSLMAKTNIPLPRDVITGKVFAEDAPASLKAAEAVVDDDRIFDIGPESARQIADIVKGAGTILWNGPVGVFEFEQFAQGTKTLSLAIADSDAFSLAGGGDTLAAIDQFEIADKISYISTGGGAFLEYVEGKTLPAVAVLEERAGG; from the coding sequence ATGTCACTGAAAGTAGACGTTATGCGTGACCAGAGTCTGCGGGGCAAGCGGGTGTTGATACGCGAGGACCTCAATGTGCCTATCAAGGCAGGAGCGGTCACTAGCGATGCACGTTTGCGCGCGGCGCTGCCAACCATCAGGCACGCGGTGGAGGCAGGGGCGAAAGTTATTCTAATGTCTCACCTCGGCCGTCCGGTGGAGGGCGATTTCGACAGCCAATTTTCACTGGCCCCGGTCGCGGATCATCTGGCGGGGCTGCTCGATCTGCCCGTCTCGCTGATCAGCGACTGGCGCGGCGGCGTGGAGCTCGGCGACGGCGAAGTGGCGCTACTTGAGAACGTGCGCTTCAACCCTGGTGAGAAGAAGGATGATGAGGCGCTTGCAAAAGATTACGCGTCTCTTTGTGATATTTTCGTAATGGATGCTTTTGGTACGGCACACCGCGCACAGGCGTCTACTCATGGCGTGGCCCGGTTCGCGCCCATGGCCTGTGCCGGTCCGCTATTGGAATCCGAGCTGTTGGCGTTGGAGCAGGCGCTTGCGAAACCTGCAAGACCCATGGTGGCCATCGTCGGCGGGTCTAAAGTGTCTACCAAGTTAAGGGTGCTCGAGGCCCTGTCTGAAAAAGTAGATCAACTGGTCGTGGGCGGCGGTATCGCCAATACATTTCTCGCCGCCAGTGGCAGCCCGGTAGGGCAGTCTCTTTGTGAGCACGATCTGCTCGATACTGCACGCTCGCTTATGGCAAAGACAAATATTCCACTGCCCCGGGATGTGATAACGGGGAAGGTGTTTGCAGAAGACGCGCCGGCCAGCCTTAAGGCTGCAGAGGCAGTGGTCGATGATGACAGAATTTTTGATATCGGACCGGAGTCTGCGCGGCAAATCGCGGATATTGTTAAGGGGGCGGGCACCATTCTATGGAATGGCCCTGTCGGTGTGTTTGAATTCGAACAGTTCGCTCAAGGCACCAAGACACTGTCACTGGCGATTGCAGACAGCGATGCGTTTTCCCTGGCAGGGGGTGGCGATACCTTGGCGGCGATCGACCAATTTGAAATTGCCGACAAGATTTCCTATATCTCTACCGGCGGAGGGGCTTTCCTTGAGTATGTTGAGGGCAAAACGCTACCTGCCGTTGCCGTACTGGAAGAGCGTGCCGGCGGTTAA
- a CDS encoding alpha/beta hydrolase, translating to MSLVTLSPGQLQTLRAQLPLFGTDSAPALAGRFCQFYGIDFAERLPHVGYKVGRVDSGSYSLAVHSWVQPGAINNLFLVHGYFDHTGLFGKLAEWALLRGCNVLSVDLPGHGLSTGEPAVIDDFGDYSRAIADVLVVANLPTLPLWTMAQSTGGAALVDYAAKYDWPFSATVLLAPLVRPAQWFAIKAAHILLSKLVDYVPRTFGPNSADRDFLEFVKVDPLQSHRVSLRWLGALRRWLAALRPVDLGVGSALVIQGESDLTVDWQYNVGVISRLFPASRVVYLPGAGHHLAGESNEYRDRYLVEVATWLTEQGIPLQD from the coding sequence GTGAGCCTAGTCACTTTATCACCAGGACAGCTGCAGACTCTACGGGCTCAGTTGCCGTTGTTTGGTACAGACAGCGCCCCTGCGCTAGCGGGGAGGTTTTGTCAGTTTTACGGCATTGATTTTGCCGAGCGCTTGCCTCATGTGGGGTATAAGGTTGGGCGAGTTGATTCCGGCTCATATAGCCTTGCCGTTCACTCCTGGGTCCAGCCCGGCGCGATTAATAATCTGTTTCTTGTACACGGTTACTTCGATCACACTGGCCTGTTCGGCAAGCTTGCGGAGTGGGCGTTGTTGCGGGGATGCAACGTACTGTCTGTCGATTTGCCCGGACACGGATTATCGACGGGCGAGCCCGCAGTTATTGACGACTTTGGTGACTACAGTCGCGCAATCGCCGACGTACTCGTTGTTGCAAATTTACCGACGCTGCCTCTTTGGACCATGGCTCAAAGTACGGGTGGTGCCGCTCTGGTAGATTATGCTGCCAAGTATGATTGGCCTTTTTCCGCGACCGTTTTGCTTGCACCTCTGGTGCGCCCAGCCCAATGGTTCGCAATCAAAGCCGCTCATATACTGCTCAGTAAGCTCGTCGATTATGTGCCGCGCACGTTTGGCCCCAATTCTGCCGATCGTGATTTCCTTGAATTTGTGAAAGTCGATCCGCTGCAGTCTCATCGAGTTTCTCTGCGCTGGCTGGGGGCTTTGCGGCGCTGGCTTGCGGCGCTGCGGCCCGTTGATCTCGGTGTCGGATCGGCCCTGGTCATACAGGGCGAGTCAGACCTCACTGTTGACTGGCAGTATAATGTTGGCGTGATCTCGCGGCTATTTCCTGCCAGTCGTGTCGTATATCTTCCCGGTGCGGGGCACCATCTGGCGGGGGAGTCCAATGAGTATCGGGATCGCTATCTCGTAGAGGTGGCAACTTGGCTGACCGAACAAGGGATACCGTTACAAGACTAA
- the fba gene encoding class II fructose-bisphosphate aldolase (catalyzes the reversible aldol condensation of dihydroxyacetonephosphate and glyceraldehyde 3-phosphate in the Calvin cycle, glycolysis, and/or gluconeogenesis) — translation MALISLRQLLDHAAEHNYGVPAFNVNNLEQTRAIMEAADATNSPVIMQASAGARKYAGAPFLRAMMDAAMNEFPHIPVVVHQDHGVSAGVCQRSIQLGFSSVMMDGSLGEDGKTPMDYDYNVAVTRRAVELSHACGVSVEGELGCLGSLETGEAGEEDGIGAEGKLTHDQMLTDPEEAAEFVKATEVDALAIACGTSHGAYKFTRPPTGDILAIDRIKEIHARIPGTHLVMHGSSAVPQDWLAIINEYGGEIPETYGVPVEQVQEGIRHGVRKVNIDTDLRLASTGAIRRFMAQNPAEFDPRKYLAQTITAMKEICIARYESFGTAGNADKIKVRSLADMQSAYDAGTLAPTVN, via the coding sequence ATGGCATTAATCAGTTTGCGACAATTGCTGGATCATGCGGCAGAACACAACTACGGCGTGCCCGCTTTTAATGTCAACAATCTTGAGCAGACCCGCGCGATTATGGAGGCGGCCGATGCGACTAATTCACCTGTGATCATGCAGGCCAGTGCGGGCGCCAGAAAATACGCCGGTGCGCCTTTTCTGCGTGCGATGATGGACGCAGCGATGAACGAGTTTCCGCATATTCCTGTGGTGGTTCACCAGGACCACGGCGTTTCTGCTGGTGTGTGCCAGCGCTCTATTCAACTGGGTTTCAGTTCCGTAATGATGGACGGCTCCCTGGGCGAGGATGGTAAAACTCCCATGGACTATGACTACAACGTGGCTGTCACGCGCAGGGCCGTGGAGTTGTCGCATGCCTGCGGGGTATCAGTGGAGGGGGAACTTGGTTGCTTGGGTTCGCTTGAGACCGGCGAGGCGGGTGAGGAAGACGGTATCGGTGCGGAGGGCAAGCTCACCCATGATCAGATGTTGACGGACCCGGAAGAGGCGGCGGAATTTGTAAAGGCCACCGAGGTAGATGCGCTGGCTATTGCCTGCGGCACAAGCCACGGCGCGTACAAGTTTACGCGCCCTCCCACTGGCGATATCCTGGCCATCGACCGCATCAAGGAGATACACGCCCGTATTCCCGGTACGCACCTTGTTATGCACGGTTCATCCGCTGTTCCACAGGACTGGCTTGCGATCATCAATGAGTACGGTGGTGAAATTCCTGAAACCTATGGTGTTCCTGTAGAGCAGGTGCAAGAGGGAATCCGCCATGGCGTGCGCAAGGTGAATATCGACACGGATCTGCGTTTGGCTTCTACGGGAGCGATTCGTCGTTTCATGGCACAGAACCCCGCCGAGTTTGACCCGCGCAAATATTTAGCACAGACCATAACGGCCATGAAGGAGATCTGTATCGCACGTTACGAATCCTTTGGTACGGCGGGTAATGCGGACAAGATCAAGGTGCGTTCGCTGGCAGACATGCAATCCGCTTATGACGCGGGGACGTTGGCGCCCACTGTTAACTAG
- a CDS encoding glyceraldehyde 3-phosphate dehydrogenase NAD-binding domain-containing protein translates to MLRLGINGYGRIGRSILRALYERAPGEDMQVVAINELADAGTILHLTRYDSTHGRFPLPLEGDQRSLFVGDDTIALLNHEGTEALPWGDLGVDMVLECSGAFSDRATAQLHLDRGAHKVLFSQPAEIDVDETVVFGVNHKKLHASQRIVSNASCTTNAIVPVIQALDEAVGIETGTITTIHSAMNDQPVLDAYHHTDLRKTRAASHSVIPVDTELAKGITRLLPMMEGRFSAQALRVPTLNVSALDLTVVTREDTDIVGINQILKNASLSGFDGVLGYTEELLASCDFNHDPRSGIVDASQTRVSGARLVKVLIWFDNEWGYANRMLDVAGFWHGLV, encoded by the coding sequence ATGTTGCGCCTGGGGATTAACGGCTACGGCAGAATTGGGCGCAGCATCCTGCGCGCCCTCTACGAACGCGCGCCCGGCGAAGATATGCAAGTTGTCGCCATTAACGAACTCGCCGATGCGGGCACCATCCTGCACCTCACCCGCTATGATTCTACCCATGGCAGGTTTCCGCTGCCGCTGGAAGGCGATCAACGCAGTTTGTTCGTGGGTGATGACACTATCGCATTGCTGAATCACGAGGGTACGGAGGCTCTTCCCTGGGGAGACCTTGGAGTGGACATGGTGCTGGAATGCAGCGGCGCTTTCTCGGATCGAGCCACGGCACAGCTTCATCTTGATCGCGGTGCGCACAAAGTCCTGTTCTCTCAGCCTGCAGAGATCGACGTGGACGAAACCGTGGTTTTTGGGGTCAACCACAAAAAGCTGCATGCGAGCCAGCGTATTGTGTCTAACGCGTCCTGTACCACTAATGCGATCGTGCCGGTAATTCAGGCTTTGGACGAGGCTGTCGGTATTGAAACGGGGACGATCACTACCATTCACTCGGCGATGAATGACCAGCCCGTGCTGGATGCATACCACCATACAGACCTGCGTAAGACCCGTGCTGCATCACATTCGGTGATTCCCGTGGATACCGAGCTGGCGAAGGGAATCACGCGCCTCCTGCCGATGATGGAGGGCCGCTTCTCGGCACAGGCACTGCGGGTGCCTACGTTGAATGTTTCTGCGCTGGATTTAACCGTGGTGACAAGGGAAGACACGGATATTGTCGGAATAAACCAGATTCTGAAGAACGCGTCACTGAGTGGATTTGACGGCGTGCTTGGCTATACCGAGGAGCTTCTGGCATCCTGTGACTTCAATCACGATCCCCGTTCGGGCATCGTTGATGCCAGCCAAACCCGGGTCAGCGGCGCGCGGCTGGTAAAAGTATTGATCTGGTTTGACAACGAGTGGGGCTACGCCAACCGGATGTTGGATGTGGCGGGGTTTTGGCACGGACTGGTCTGA